From the genome of Geothrix sp. 21YS21S-4, one region includes:
- a CDS encoding Tex-like N-terminal domain-containing protein: MDQVLDLMAKELKLPRAGVAAIVTLLEEGNTVPFIARYRKEATGSLDEVAIRAVEDRNAYYKDLLDRRKTVLKSIDEQGKLTPELKAKIEATWVKAELEDLYLPYKPKKRTKATVAKERGLEPLLDSLLADATGADPFLIAEPFIKDEDGLRAPSECVEGAGHILAERLAEDAEIRAWLRLEFHEHGTLKSEIREERKADQAALRFKPYFEFSEPIRKIPSHRLLALRRGEKEEILTVKLLMERENLVSQLVSKVKADPGSGYRRFLNEVAGDAFDRLLSPTIESEVRYEAKRKADGEAIKVFQTNLDHLLLAPPAGQRCTLGVDPGIRTGCKLVVINRLGQLIRNEVIYPLEPKRDLEGSRALLEKLCTENPIEAIAVGNGTGGREVEAFIREWLQETGRQGLICVSVSEAGASVYSASDIAREEFPEHDVTVRGAVSIARRFQDPLAELVKVDPKSIGVGQYQHDVNQTALKKGLDDVVESCVNRVGVDLNSASYKLLAYVAGIGESLAKNIVSHRFEHGAFKRREQLLEVSRFGAKAFQQAAGFLRIRDGEDPLDASAVHPESYPVVQRICQLAGKTILELVGNDGVLDGLDPKLFVDETFGVETVKDILAELKKPGRDPRHRFEAVQFREGVNKPSDLEVGMELQGIVTNVTDFGAFVDVGVHQDGLVHLSEIAHRYVKNPADALSVGQAVKVKVLAVDLQAKRIALSIKALLAAPEGADRAQAHRRPQGRFQGRPDGQPRPAAGPRPPRPEGSRPQGARPPRPEGARPARAEGNRPPRPEGARPPRPEGPRLPRPEREVRPPQPKREPVMPASGASLSDLMAKFNKGPR, encoded by the coding sequence GTGGATCAGGTGTTGGACCTCATGGCCAAGGAGCTCAAGCTCCCCCGCGCCGGCGTCGCCGCCATCGTGACGCTGCTGGAGGAGGGCAACACGGTGCCCTTCATCGCCCGCTACCGGAAGGAGGCCACCGGCTCTCTGGATGAAGTGGCCATCCGCGCCGTGGAGGACCGGAACGCCTACTACAAGGACCTGCTGGACCGCCGGAAGACGGTGCTGAAGTCCATCGACGAACAGGGCAAGCTCACGCCCGAGTTGAAGGCCAAGATCGAGGCCACCTGGGTGAAGGCGGAGCTGGAGGACCTCTACCTCCCCTACAAGCCGAAGAAGCGGACCAAAGCCACGGTGGCGAAGGAGCGGGGCCTGGAGCCCCTGCTGGATTCGCTCCTGGCGGACGCGACGGGCGCCGATCCCTTCCTCATCGCCGAGCCCTTCATCAAGGACGAGGACGGCCTCCGGGCGCCGTCGGAATGCGTGGAGGGCGCGGGCCACATCCTGGCCGAGCGCCTGGCGGAGGACGCGGAGATCCGCGCCTGGCTGCGCCTGGAATTCCACGAGCACGGCACGCTCAAGTCCGAGATCCGCGAGGAGCGCAAGGCGGACCAGGCGGCGCTCCGCTTCAAGCCCTACTTCGAGTTCTCCGAGCCCATCCGCAAGATCCCCAGCCACCGCCTGCTGGCGCTCCGCCGCGGCGAGAAGGAGGAGATCCTCACCGTGAAGCTCCTGATGGAGCGCGAGAACCTGGTGTCCCAGCTCGTCTCCAAGGTGAAGGCCGATCCCGGCAGCGGCTACCGGCGTTTCCTGAACGAAGTGGCGGGCGACGCCTTCGACCGGCTGCTGAGCCCCACCATCGAATCCGAAGTGCGCTACGAGGCCAAGCGGAAGGCCGACGGCGAGGCCATCAAGGTCTTCCAGACCAACCTCGACCACCTCCTCCTGGCGCCCCCCGCGGGCCAGCGCTGCACCCTGGGCGTGGACCCCGGGATCCGCACCGGCTGCAAGCTGGTGGTCATCAACCGCCTGGGCCAGCTCATCCGGAACGAGGTCATCTACCCTCTGGAGCCCAAGCGCGACCTGGAGGGCAGCCGGGCGCTGCTCGAGAAGCTCTGCACGGAGAACCCCATCGAGGCCATCGCCGTGGGCAACGGCACCGGCGGCCGCGAAGTGGAGGCGTTCATCCGCGAGTGGCTCCAGGAGACCGGCCGCCAGGGCCTGATCTGCGTCAGCGTGAGCGAGGCCGGCGCCTCGGTCTATTCCGCCAGCGACATCGCCCGGGAGGAGTTCCCCGAGCACGACGTCACCGTGCGCGGCGCGGTGAGCATCGCCCGCCGCTTCCAGGACCCCCTGGCCGAGCTGGTGAAGGTGGACCCCAAGAGCATCGGCGTGGGCCAGTACCAGCACGACGTGAACCAGACCGCCCTCAAGAAGGGCCTGGACGACGTGGTGGAGAGCTGCGTGAACCGCGTCGGCGTCGACCTCAACAGCGCCTCCTACAAGCTCCTGGCCTACGTGGCGGGAATCGGCGAGAGCCTGGCGAAGAACATCGTGTCCCACCGCTTCGAGCACGGCGCCTTCAAGCGCCGGGAGCAGCTCCTGGAAGTCAGCCGCTTCGGCGCCAAGGCCTTCCAGCAGGCCGCGGGCTTCCTCCGCATCCGCGACGGCGAGGATCCCCTGGACGCCTCCGCCGTCCACCCCGAGAGCTACCCGGTGGTGCAGCGCATCTGCCAGCTTGCAGGCAAGACGATTCTCGAACTCGTGGGCAACGACGGCGTGCTGGACGGGTTGGATCCCAAGCTGTTCGTGGACGAGACATTCGGTGTCGAGACGGTGAAGGACATCCTGGCCGAACTGAAGAAGCCCGGCCGCGATCCCCGCCACCGCTTCGAGGCCGTCCAGTTCCGCGAGGGCGTGAACAAGCCCAGCGACCTGGAAGTGGGCATGGAGCTCCAGGGCATCGTCACCAACGTGACCGACTTCGGCGCCTTCGTAGATGTCGGCGTCCACCAGGACGGGCTGGTCCACCTTTCCGAGATCGCCCACCGCTACGTGAAGAACCCCGCCGACGCCCTCAGCGTGGGCCAGGCCGTGAAGGTGAAGGTCCTGGCGGTGGACCTCCAGGCCAAGCGCATCGCCCTCTCCATCAAGGCCCTGCTGGCCGCTCCCGAGGGCGCCGACCGCGCCCAGGCTCACCGCCGCCCCCAGGGTCGGTTCCAGGGCCGCCCCGATGGCCAGCCCCGTCCCGCCGCCGGTCCGCGCCCGCCCCGCCCCGAGGGTTCCCGGCCCCAGGGCGCCCGGCCGCCCAGGCCCGAAGGCGCGAGGCCTGCCCGGGCCGAGGGGAACCGGCCTCCCCGTCCTGAAGGGGCGCGGCCTCCGCGGCCCGAGGGCCCCCGTCTGCCCCGGCCGGAACGCGAGGTTCGCCCGCCCCAGCCGAAGCGGGAGCCTGTGATGCCCGCGAGCGGCGCCTCGCTGTCCGACCTGATGGCCAAGTTCAACAAGGGCCCCCGCTGA
- a CDS encoding GTP-binding protein, with translation MSHRALEVLIVTGPLGAGKTTAVNRLLKAEVAAGRRVAVLINEFGAVSVDGALVDAERPELAGVENLVNGCVCCSLRDDVVATLKAWCDQPEGQRPERVVLETTGLADPTDLVDLEQEPELAGRLRLAGLLTVVSCLGPVDHLRTRPLLRRQVALASLLHLSKGDVDPSAAVAWEGDLRSAFRHIPLVLTRNGVAPTDSPDPWRGDLRPVPEGWEATAGPSFAAARSFTTAWDHPVDPAALEALLLAPPAHGELLRAKGVCAFAGWAARNDGSDRWAFQLADGRLEISPLPLRADGSAPSCAAVVIGTELDAAHWKRALRALEVPPAGARRKVTVRP, from the coding sequence ATGTCCCACCGCGCTCTCGAAGTCCTGATCGTCACCGGCCCCCTGGGCGCGGGAAAGACCACCGCCGTGAACCGGCTGCTCAAGGCCGAGGTGGCCGCGGGGCGCCGGGTCGCGGTGCTCATCAACGAATTCGGCGCGGTGAGCGTGGACGGCGCCCTGGTGGACGCGGAGCGCCCCGAACTGGCCGGCGTGGAGAACCTCGTCAACGGGTGCGTGTGCTGCAGCCTGCGGGACGACGTGGTCGCCACCCTGAAGGCCTGGTGCGACCAGCCGGAGGGTCAGCGGCCGGAACGCGTCGTCCTGGAGACCACCGGCCTCGCCGATCCCACGGACCTCGTGGATCTGGAGCAGGAGCCGGAGCTCGCGGGGCGCCTGCGCCTCGCGGGGTTGCTGACGGTGGTCTCCTGCCTCGGGCCCGTGGATCACCTCCGCACCCGGCCCCTCCTCCGCCGGCAGGTGGCCCTGGCGAGCCTCCTCCATCTCAGCAAGGGCGATGTGGACCCGTCAGCGGCGGTGGCGTGGGAGGGCGACCTGCGGTCCGCCTTCCGGCACATCCCGCTGGTCCTGACGCGGAACGGGGTGGCGCCCACGGACAGCCCCGATCCCTGGCGCGGCGACCTGCGGCCCGTGCCGGAAGGATGGGAGGCGACCGCGGGCCCGAGCTTCGCCGCGGCGCGATCCTTCACAACGGCCTGGGACCATCCGGTGGATCCCGCCGCCCTGGAGGCCCTCCTCCTCGCACCACCCGCACACGGCGAGTTGCTGCGGGCCAAGGGCGTGTGCGCCTTCGCGGGCTGGGCCGCGCGGAACGACGGCAGCGACCGCTGGGCCTTCCAACTCGCCGACGGGCGCCTGGAGATCTCCCCCCTGCCCCTGCGGGCGGACGGATCGGCACCTTCCTGTGCCGCCGTCGTCATCGGCACGGAACTCGACGCCGCGCACTGGAAGCGCGCCCTGCGGGCCCTGGAGGTGCCCCCGGCTGGCGCGCGCAGAAAAGTCACAGTGAGACCATGA
- a CDS encoding 3-deoxy-D-manno-octulosonic acid transferase, with protein MDSLDFSYRAAVSLAGAVARSCARGVPEGWRVRLEAWVPDLPAHRWIWLHAVSVGELLLAEGLVARLRSAGHRLHLSTGTPAGLALLAQRLPGWDAGTGLVTGGAFPLDDPAGLEPFLAHLPGAFVALETELWPGLLQALEARGIPRLVVNGRLTEKSLDRGGAWLRRAASRLTLVAARDESSAAAFRRLGAPEVHLGGNLKADLPPPRALHGGWAALRAAWAADPVVVAGNTVEGEEALVLDAWAAARRELPGLRLILAPRQPRRFDAAADLLAARGLAFRRASAPWSAEGWADTDVLLLDTLGDLSAAYAEGTVALVAGGWNAGGGHNPLEPVRAGVPTLVGPGFANFEDLVPPLAEAGLVEIAAVPDLSVRVREALTGAPLRPRGPGTLPEALRGTLDRTLGLIAPHLPPSESPLH; from the coding sequence GTGGATTCCCTCGACTTCAGCTACCGGGCCGCGGTCTCCCTGGCGGGCGCCGTTGCCCGTTCCTGCGCCCGCGGCGTGCCCGAGGGCTGGCGGGTGCGGCTGGAGGCGTGGGTCCCGGATCTTCCCGCGCACCGCTGGATCTGGCTGCACGCCGTGAGCGTGGGCGAACTGCTGCTGGCGGAGGGCCTGGTGGCCCGGCTGCGCAGCGCGGGGCACCGCCTGCACCTGAGCACGGGCACCCCCGCGGGTCTCGCCCTGCTGGCCCAGCGCCTTCCGGGTTGGGATGCGGGAACGGGCCTCGTCACCGGCGGGGCCTTTCCTCTGGACGATCCGGCGGGCCTGGAGCCCTTCCTGGCCCATCTGCCGGGAGCCTTCGTGGCCCTCGAAACCGAGCTGTGGCCGGGCCTCCTCCAGGCCCTGGAGGCGCGCGGGATTCCGCGGCTGGTGGTGAACGGCCGGCTGACGGAGAAATCCCTGGATCGGGGCGGAGCGTGGCTCCGACGGGCCGCGTCGCGCCTCACCCTGGTGGCCGCCCGGGACGAGTCCAGCGCCGCCGCCTTCCGCCGCCTGGGGGCGCCGGAGGTGCACTTGGGCGGGAACCTCAAAGCCGACCTGCCTCCTCCGCGTGCCCTCCATGGCGGGTGGGCGGCCCTCCGCGCGGCCTGGGCGGCCGATCCCGTGGTGGTGGCGGGGAATACGGTGGAAGGCGAAGAGGCCCTGGTTCTTGATGCCTGGGCGGCGGCCCGCCGGGAACTCCCCGGCCTGCGGCTCATCCTGGCGCCGCGGCAGCCCCGGCGCTTCGACGCCGCCGCGGACCTGCTGGCGGCCCGCGGGCTGGCCTTCCGTCGGGCCTCCGCGCCCTGGTCCGCCGAGGGATGGGCCGACACGGACGTTCTCCTCCTCGATACGCTCGGCGATCTGTCCGCGGCCTATGCGGAAGGGACCGTGGCGCTGGTGGCGGGCGGGTGGAACGCGGGGGGAGGGCACAATCCCCTGGAGCCCGTCCGGGCGGGGGTTCCCACCTTGGTGGGGCCGGGTTTTGCCAATTTCGAGGACCTGGTTCCTCCCCTGGCGGAGGCCGGTCTCGTGGAGATCGCGGCGGTTCCGGACCTCTCTGTACGCGTGAGGGAGGCGTTGACGGGAGCGCCCCTCCGGCCCCGGGGACCCGGGACCCTGCCGGAAGCCCTGCGGGGGACCCTGGACCGGACCCTGGGCCTCATCGCGCCCCATCTTCCCCCGTCAGAATCCCCGTTACACTGA
- a CDS encoding response regulator has protein sequence MPRRGTHILLIDDDPDVLDMVQTALAHYGIEVHAYPDAAQAVDFLQTPGVPDFDLVISDINMEGLDGFDVIHKVKATRPHLPVVLMTGQSSVDYAIKALRMGASNLFMKPLAIRDLVQSVFHLVDLHRDLRKADHGLRGLVNERRHFLCRSDELEVASLMHHLTDRLVPMGFASSSNLDVITMAFHEALVNALEHGNLELDSSLKTDLFATEDAYSALRTTRMGDPVYAARLIEVRTAMDTERFELEIGDEGKGFDTTRIPALPPDSDMASHCGRGLPLIFLVMDEVHFNDKGNRIRLVLRRK, from the coding sequence ATGCCCCGCCGCGGAACGCACATCCTCCTGATCGACGACGACCCCGATGTACTGGACATGGTGCAGACCGCCCTCGCCCATTACGGGATCGAGGTGCACGCCTATCCGGACGCGGCCCAGGCGGTGGACTTCCTGCAGACGCCCGGCGTGCCGGACTTCGACCTGGTGATCAGCGACATCAACATGGAAGGGCTGGACGGGTTCGACGTCATCCACAAGGTGAAGGCCACGCGGCCCCACCTGCCGGTGGTCCTCATGACCGGCCAGTCGTCGGTGGACTACGCCATTAAGGCCCTGCGGATGGGCGCCTCCAACCTGTTCATGAAGCCCCTCGCCATCCGCGACCTGGTGCAGAGCGTGTTCCACCTCGTGGACCTGCACCGCGACCTGCGCAAGGCGGACCACGGCCTCCGGGGGCTGGTGAACGAGCGGCGGCACTTCCTGTGCCGGTCCGACGAACTGGAAGTGGCCAGCCTGATGCACCACCTCACGGATCGCCTGGTGCCCATGGGCTTCGCATCGTCGAGCAACCTCGACGTGATCACCATGGCCTTCCATGAGGCCCTCGTGAACGCCCTGGAGCACGGCAACCTGGAGCTGGATTCCAGCCTCAAGACCGACCTCTTCGCGACGGAAGACGCCTACTCCGCGCTCCGGACCACGCGGATGGGCGATCCCGTCTACGCCGCGCGCCTGATCGAAGTGCGGACGGCGATGGACACCGAGCGCTTCGAGCTGGAGATCGGGGACGAAGGCAAGGGTTTCGATACCACCCGGATTCCCGCGCTTCCCCCGGATTCCGACATGGCCTCCCACTGCGGCCGCGGCCTGCCCCTGATCTTCCTCGTGATGGACGAAGTCCACTTCAACGACAAGGGCAACCGGATCCGGCTGGTGCTGCGGCGGAAATAG
- the trxA gene encoding thioredoxin, whose translation MSDLVAHITDAEFPQAVSQGVTLVDFWAPWCGPCKMIAPVLDELAGEMKGQAKFVKMNVDENPQVAGQFGIMSIPTLIVFKDGKPVNKLVGGQPKPQLKAFVESAF comes from the coding sequence ATGTCCGACCTCGTGGCGCACATCACCGACGCCGAATTCCCCCAGGCCGTCTCCCAGGGCGTCACCCTGGTGGATTTCTGGGCGCCCTGGTGCGGCCCCTGCAAGATGATCGCCCCCGTCCTCGACGAACTGGCGGGCGAGATGAAGGGCCAGGCCAAATTCGTCAAGATGAACGTCGACGAGAACCCCCAGGTCGCGGGCCAGTTCGGGATCATGAGCATCCCCACCCTGATCGTGTTCAAGGACGGCAAGCCCGTGAACAAGCTCGTGGGCGGCCAGCCGAAGCCCCAGCTCAAGGCCTTCGTGGAAAGCGCGTTCTAA
- a CDS encoding Crp/Fnr family transcriptional regulator, with amino-acid sequence MIDTLFLTQSPLFRNLDEPERAQILMIGRVRSVIAGEVIFREGDPGDGLFIVLSGSVRISKRSVTGEEALAILEAPAYFGEMALIDLGARAADAIANEPSDLFFVPLGALQALIEAEHGIALKLLSALCEVLAQRLRETNERYMSVFTIAQWGGANPAGPSPLP; translated from the coding sequence TTGATCGACACCCTCTTCCTGACCCAGTCGCCCCTGTTCAGGAACCTGGACGAGCCGGAGCGCGCCCAGATCCTGATGATCGGCCGGGTCCGGAGCGTGATCGCGGGCGAGGTGATCTTCCGGGAGGGCGACCCCGGCGACGGGCTGTTCATCGTGCTCAGCGGGTCGGTGCGCATCTCCAAGCGCAGCGTCACCGGTGAAGAGGCCCTGGCGATCCTGGAAGCCCCGGCCTACTTTGGCGAGATGGCCCTCATCGACCTGGGCGCGCGGGCGGCGGACGCCATCGCGAACGAACCCTCCGACCTGTTCTTCGTCCCCCTCGGCGCCCTCCAGGCGCTCATCGAGGCCGAGCACGGGATCGCCCTCAAGCTCCTCTCCGCCCTCTGCGAGGTGCTCGCGCAGCGCCTGCGGGAAACCAACGAGCGCTACATGAGCGTCTTCACCATCGCACAATGGGGCGGCGCCAACCCCGCCGGCCCGTCCCCCCTCCCCTGA
- the ribB gene encoding 3,4-dihydroxy-2-butanone-4-phosphate synthase, producing MDTRASSPFAPIEEAIEAIRQGRMVVVVDDEDRENEGDLTLAAEHVSPEAIAFMATHGRGLICTALEGPALDRLQIPLMVRDNTSPFETAFCVSVEAREGTTTGISAQDRSRTIQALIAPDAKPQHFVKPGHVFPLRARPGGVLTRTGQTEASVDLARLAGLHPSGVICEIMKDDGTMARVPDLIPYCQKHGLPLVTVADLVAYRLRQEPLVSLLETREMPSLWGDLRVHRFRSLLDGGSHLAFVLGDLEAGEAPLVRVHVETLPDDLHGFESGLFQKAMAILAREGRGALVYLRRHAHTPGVAEEGHAQMQTMSDRDFGVGAQILRQIGVGKMRLLSRHETKYIGLRGFGLDICAHVPLDPSPDQPSADPR from the coding sequence ATGGACACGCGCGCCTCCTCTCCATTCGCTCCCATCGAGGAGGCCATCGAAGCGATCCGCCAGGGGCGGATGGTCGTCGTGGTGGACGACGAGGATCGCGAGAACGAGGGCGACCTCACCCTCGCCGCGGAACACGTCAGCCCCGAAGCCATCGCCTTCATGGCCACCCACGGCCGGGGGCTCATCTGCACCGCCCTGGAGGGTCCGGCCCTCGACCGCCTGCAGATTCCGCTGATGGTGCGGGACAACACCAGCCCCTTCGAGACCGCCTTCTGCGTCTCCGTGGAGGCCCGCGAGGGCACGACGACCGGGATCAGCGCCCAGGACCGCTCCCGCACGATCCAGGCGCTCATCGCCCCCGACGCCAAGCCTCAGCACTTCGTGAAGCCCGGGCACGTCTTCCCGTTGCGCGCCCGGCCCGGGGGCGTGCTCACGCGCACCGGCCAGACCGAGGCCAGCGTGGACCTGGCGCGGCTGGCGGGGCTGCACCCCAGCGGCGTCATCTGCGAAATCATGAAGGACGACGGGACCATGGCCCGGGTGCCGGACCTGATCCCCTACTGCCAAAAGCACGGTCTGCCGCTGGTCACCGTGGCGGATCTGGTGGCCTACCGCCTCCGCCAGGAGCCCCTCGTCTCTCTCCTGGAGACCCGGGAGATGCCCAGCCTGTGGGGCGACCTGCGGGTCCACCGCTTCCGCAGCCTCCTGGACGGCGGCAGCCACCTGGCCTTCGTCCTGGGCGATCTGGAAGCCGGCGAGGCTCCTCTGGTGCGGGTCCACGTGGAGACCCTGCCGGACGACCTGCACGGCTTCGAGTCCGGGCTGTTCCAGAAGGCCATGGCCATCCTCGCCCGGGAGGGCCGCGGGGCCCTGGTCTACCTCCGGCGCCACGCCCACACCCCCGGGGTGGCCGAAGAGGGCCACGCGCAGATGCAAACCATGAGCGATCGGGACTTCGGCGTGGGCGCCCAGATCCTCCGGCAGATCGGGGTGGGGAAAATGCGCCTGCTGAGCCGGCATGAAACGAAGTACATTGGCCTGCGCGGTTTCGGCCTCGACATCTGCGCGCACGTGCCTCTCGACCCTTCCCCGGACCAGCCCTCGGCGGACCCGCGTTGA
- a CDS encoding DUF4388 domain-containing protein: MSQGVIQGSMREAPLPDIIQLVSQGGKSGCFHVQQDASRARIYLRDGRIIHAVTPAGEGFEALMDVALWLDGSYRFEETVPDVPTTITKSNASILMELGRRMDEWRVISQKVPSVDLYPASTLLPGDAPQGINPREAKLLALATGYFNVAEIAEVLKKPVLSVAKDLYGLVMSGHVALKGLRSGKPPKIDVPVPPPAASPFPEAGPELVPVSAFLGAAPAPAPSELGEDTAIVPLRRPAPQAQGFPEGDEPLPVTVGGGIAGGTPPVAPKPASADDPQRMVKLMNFTHRIAQAAKHALPEPHHEMVNRLQAKATQQIISGEGPEAVKGLALAISRGAVDAGCDADLVRTLNTQLKALFSPK; the protein is encoded by the coding sequence ATGTCCCAGGGTGTGATCCAAGGCTCCATGCGCGAGGCGCCGTTGCCTGACATCATCCAGCTCGTGAGCCAAGGCGGAAAGTCGGGCTGCTTCCATGTGCAGCAGGACGCTTCCCGGGCCCGCATCTACCTGCGGGACGGGCGGATCATCCACGCGGTGACGCCCGCCGGGGAAGGCTTCGAGGCCCTCATGGACGTGGCCCTGTGGCTCGACGGCAGCTACCGGTTCGAGGAAACGGTGCCCGACGTTCCCACCACCATCACCAAATCCAACGCTTCCATCCTGATGGAGCTGGGGCGGCGGATGGACGAGTGGCGGGTCATCAGCCAGAAGGTCCCCTCGGTGGACCTCTACCCGGCTTCCACCCTCCTGCCCGGCGACGCCCCCCAGGGGATCAATCCCCGCGAGGCGAAGCTCCTCGCCCTGGCCACCGGCTACTTCAACGTGGCGGAGATCGCCGAGGTCCTGAAGAAGCCCGTCCTGTCCGTCGCCAAGGATCTCTACGGCCTCGTGATGTCGGGCCATGTGGCCTTGAAGGGCCTGCGCTCGGGCAAGCCTCCCAAAATCGATGTGCCCGTTCCTCCTCCGGCGGCGTCGCCCTTCCCCGAAGCGGGTCCGGAACTGGTGCCGGTCTCCGCCTTTCTCGGTGCCGCTCCCGCCCCTGCGCCCTCGGAGCTTGGCGAGGACACCGCCATCGTTCCCCTCCGGCGCCCGGCGCCGCAGGCCCAGGGCTTTCCCGAAGGGGACGAGCCCCTGCCCGTGACGGTGGGCGGCGGAATCGCAGGGGGCACGCCGCCGGTGGCGCCCAAACCCGCGTCCGCCGACGATCCGCAGCGGATGGTCAAGCTGATGAATTTCACCCACCGCATCGCCCAGGCGGCCAAGCACGCGCTGCCCGAGCCCCACCACGAGATGGTCAACCGCCTGCAGGCCAAGGCCACGCAGCAGATCATCTCCGGCGAAGGTCCGGAAGCGGTGAAGGGCCTGGCTCTGGCCATCAGCCGCGGGGCGGTGGACGCGGGTTGTGATGCGGACCTGGTGCGCACCCTCAACACCCAGCTGAAGGCCCTCTTCAGCCCCAAATAG
- a CDS encoding ABC transporter permease encodes MPLRLLGLLLQDVVRDLFRHRGQYLLAILTLASGLLLAGGGLLLVESLGRFTARLEGMAKVVAYAAEGKSLDEAEARLRRDPRFREVRRVSAEENRKRFQSATREAGLLLESAGQDALPESLELTLRPDLASGPRAVDVGESLRSLPGVGDVLADQERLEQLQRMARMVRSALMALGVILLMAAGFATGNVIRMSILAREEEITIMRLVGASESYIRTPLLLEGALLGLGGSVLAILGLFALWLPLSRGVGGLSPLLVELARLGFFSPWSMLLLALLGAGTGALGALWAFWITRRVQREQAALMEGAG; translated from the coding sequence ATGCCCCTGAGGCTCCTGGGCCTGCTGCTGCAGGACGTCGTCCGGGACCTCTTCCGACATCGGGGCCAGTACCTTCTGGCGATCCTCACGCTGGCGTCCGGGCTCCTTCTGGCGGGTGGCGGGCTTCTGCTGGTGGAAAGCCTGGGCCGCTTCACGGCCCGCCTGGAGGGGATGGCCAAGGTGGTGGCCTACGCGGCCGAAGGCAAGTCCCTGGATGAGGCGGAGGCCCGCCTGCGCCGGGATCCCCGATTCCGGGAGGTCCGGCGCGTGTCGGCCGAGGAGAACCGCAAGCGCTTCCAATCCGCCACGCGGGAGGCGGGGCTCCTGCTGGAAAGCGCGGGGCAGGATGCCCTGCCTGAAAGCCTGGAGCTGACCCTTCGCCCCGACCTCGCGTCGGGTCCCCGGGCGGTGGACGTGGGCGAAAGCCTCCGCAGCCTTCCCGGGGTCGGCGACGTCCTGGCCGACCAGGAGCGGCTGGAGCAGCTCCAACGCATGGCCCGCATGGTGCGCTCCGCGCTGATGGCCCTGGGCGTCATTCTTCTCATGGCCGCCGGTTTCGCCACGGGCAACGTCATCCGCATGAGCATCCTGGCTCGCGAGGAGGAGATCACGATCATGCGGCTGGTGGGGGCCTCCGAAAGCTACATCCGGACGCCCCTTCTGCTGGAAGGCGCCCTCCTGGGGCTCGGCGGCAGCGTATTGGCCATTCTGGGCCTGTTCGCGCTGTGGCTGCCCCTCTCCCGGGGCGTCGGCGGCCTGTCGCCCCTGCTGGTGGAACTGGCGCGCCTCGGCTTCTTCTCCCCCTGGAGCATGCTGCTCTTGGCCCTCCTCGGCGCGGGGACCGGCGCCCTGGGCGCTTTGTGGGCCTTCTGGATCACCCGCCGCGTGCAACGGGAGCAGGCGGCGCTCATGGAAGGGGCCGGCTGA
- a CDS encoding ATP-grasp fold amidoligase family protein, with product MASRSIYRDRMGKDLDLGAPRNFNEKLQWLKLYWRHPLVPVCADKARMKGYAADRGFPHLVPQTLGVYGDVRDIPWAELPDRFVLKCTHGCGFNILCPDKSRLDVAEAARKLRRWLKTDYSLVAAELHYAEIPPRILCEEYLTDGSGPRPIDYKVYCFGGKPHCILACADRGEAGEARFDFYDAGWTARLPYCDPSISLGRDLPAPASLPEMLAACEALAQPFPFVRMDFYDIGGRARLGEMTFTPMGCAETGYTEQALDALGRLLELPAKRP from the coding sequence ATGGCTTCCCGGAGCATCTACCGCGACCGGATGGGGAAGGACCTCGATCTGGGGGCTCCGCGGAACTTCAACGAAAAGCTGCAGTGGCTGAAATTGTATTGGCGGCATCCCCTGGTTCCGGTCTGCGCCGACAAGGCGCGGATGAAGGGCTACGCCGCCGACCGGGGGTTTCCGCACCTGGTGCCCCAAACCCTGGGCGTCTACGGAGATGTCCGCGACATTCCCTGGGCGGAATTGCCCGATCGGTTCGTCCTGAAGTGCACCCACGGCTGCGGCTTCAACATCCTCTGCCCCGACAAGAGCCGGCTGGACGTGGCGGAGGCGGCGCGGAAGCTGCGGCGGTGGCTGAAGACGGACTACAGCCTGGTCGCGGCGGAGTTGCACTACGCCGAGATCCCGCCGCGTATCCTGTGCGAGGAATACCTGACGGACGGTTCGGGGCCGCGGCCCATCGACTACAAGGTCTACTGTTTCGGCGGGAAGCCCCACTGCATCCTGGCTTGCGCCGACCGGGGCGAGGCGGGAGAGGCCCGGTTCGATTTCTACGACGCGGGGTGGACCGCCCGGTTGCCCTATTGCGATCCCAGCATTTCGCTGGGGCGCGACCTGCCGGCGCCGGCCTCCCTGCCGGAGATGCTCGCCGCCTGCGAAGCCCTGGCCCAGCCCTTCCCCTTCGTCCGGATGGACTTCTACGACATCGGCGGCCGGGCGCGGCTGGGGGAAATGACCTTCACGCCCATGGGGTGCGCGGAGACCGGCTACACCGAGCAGGCCCTCGATGCCCTGGGCCGGCTGCTCGAACTTCCCGCGAAGCGCCCCTGA